One Candidatus Hydrogenedentota bacterium genomic window carries:
- a CDS encoding Gfo/Idh/MocA family oxidoreductase, protein MAKQKSPLTVGVIGTGAIAREQHLPYWRELEAEGRVHIAGLCDVVRERREAEAAQCRDAKTYADMRKMLSENRFDIIDVCTQNRFHSVATVAGLQAGANVLVEKPMAMNVKECEAMIAAARKARKKLMVAQHMRFEARAQKLKEVIAGGACGEIYTAETKWLRRRGVPGWGKFHIAKESLGGPLIDIGVHMMDLCVWLMGSPKPVAASGKVYRKFGDRKDFFNADWGTPYPPKEFDVEDYATAFVRFEGGLTMQMQVSWAANVHDEIENMYILGDKGGVGINPLGFFSADHDSLNHTTWDWLSDEDGHRREVRHFCECVEKNLPVMVKPEESLRIQKIIDAIYLSSAKNREIVIK, encoded by the coding sequence ATGGCCAAACAGAAGAGTCCGCTCACCGTTGGAGTTATCGGGACCGGAGCGATTGCGCGGGAACAGCATCTTCCCTACTGGCGCGAGCTGGAGGCGGAGGGCCGCGTCCACATTGCCGGCCTGTGCGATGTCGTCAGGGAGCGCCGGGAGGCGGAGGCGGCGCAGTGCCGCGATGCGAAAACCTACGCGGACATGCGGAAGATGCTCTCGGAAAACCGTTTTGACATCATTGACGTCTGCACGCAGAACCGCTTCCATTCCGTCGCCACCGTCGCGGGGCTCCAGGCCGGGGCCAATGTGCTGGTGGAGAAGCCCATGGCGATGAACGTGAAGGAGTGCGAGGCCATGATCGCCGCCGCCAGGAAGGCGCGCAAGAAGCTCATGGTCGCCCAGCACATGCGCTTCGAGGCGCGCGCCCAGAAACTGAAAGAAGTCATTGCCGGCGGGGCCTGCGGCGAGATCTACACCGCCGAGACCAAGTGGCTGCGCCGCCGCGGCGTGCCCGGGTGGGGCAAGTTCCACATCGCCAAAGAGTCTCTCGGCGGACCGCTCATTGACATCGGGGTCCACATGATGGACCTGTGCGTGTGGCTCATGGGCAGCCCGAAGCCCGTGGCCGCCAGCGGAAAGGTCTACCGCAAGTTCGGCGACCGGAAGGACTTCTTCAACGCCGACTGGGGCACGCCTTACCCGCCGAAGGAGTTCGACGTGGAGGACTACGCGACCGCCTTCGTGCGGTTTGAGGGCGGGCTCACCATGCAGATGCAGGTGTCCTGGGCCGCCAACGTCCACGATGAGATCGAGAACATGTACATTCTCGGGGACAAGGGCGGCGTGGGCATCAACCCCCTCGGGTTCTTCAGCGCCGACCACGACTCCCTGAACCACACCACCTGGGACTGGCTCTCCGACGAGGACGGCCACCGGCGTGAGGTCCGCCATTTCTGCGAGTGCGTCGAGAAGAACCTGCCGGTGATGGTGAAGCCGGAGGAGTCGCTCCGCATCCAGAAGATCATAGACGCGATCTACCTGTCCTCCGCGAAGAACCGGGAAATCGTCATCAAGTAG
- a CDS encoding radical SAM protein has protein sequence MSVDMTVIMAPKWDSREPACSTAYICQRLRSLGRTVQYLDYNIELYDLCRRLGMGDFWTDPVYHQGWVKGAFHFLAAFLDIDRIQGDVVGFSVTATNRDMSLLLARMVRERFPRKKIIFGGYALYYHTDLYGVSPGAVDAICTGEGEHTLRDVLDRDFKNLEEVPGLYLPDGDCWRLTVPRPLIQNLDEIAWPTFEEVDLGLYDVPDLPLMGSRGCIGRRVFCNDRHRTPGYRTRSAVHQVDELQFLKERYGTQFFIYNDPLMNGSVKVLEEKADEILRRRLSVDYGGNLMAHRGMKPELFQKLRRSGLTVAIIGLESGCNETLKGMNKYHTERSAEEFLRNCRDAGMRVEINIIVGFPTETEEHFQATIRFIERNRDNIDCVVSVATFHVAYSDLWKRRGEFGIEMKDHGHTAEWRTRDGRNTLDIRLDRLKRFQSRMLELGLSLDRSDRAVEQKCPNVSRRFLKTYLDSLGEEGILSAEERNRAPFVGRDIQGRLWRASLAKALGKIGVLDQAVWMKNTLARVLRGAGTGAE, from the coding sequence ATGTCTGTTGATATGACCGTCATCATGGCGCCCAAGTGGGATTCGCGGGAGCCGGCCTGTTCAACCGCCTACATCTGCCAGCGCCTCCGGTCTCTCGGACGCACTGTGCAGTATTTGGACTACAACATCGAGTTGTATGACCTGTGCCGCCGTCTGGGCATGGGGGACTTCTGGACGGATCCGGTCTACCATCAGGGGTGGGTCAAGGGGGCGTTCCATTTCCTGGCCGCGTTTCTCGACATTGACCGCATCCAGGGCGACGTGGTCGGCTTCTCAGTCACCGCCACCAACCGGGACATGTCCCTGCTCCTCGCGCGCATGGTCCGCGAGCGTTTCCCCCGAAAGAAGATCATCTTCGGCGGGTATGCCCTCTACTATCACACAGACCTGTACGGTGTCTCCCCCGGAGCCGTTGACGCCATTTGCACGGGCGAGGGCGAGCACACGCTGCGCGACGTCCTTGACCGCGACTTCAAGAACCTGGAGGAGGTGCCAGGCCTTTACCTGCCGGACGGCGACTGCTGGCGTCTCACCGTGCCCCGGCCGCTGATCCAGAACCTCGACGAGATCGCCTGGCCCACTTTCGAGGAGGTGGACCTGGGGCTCTATGATGTCCCGGACCTTCCGCTGATGGGGAGCCGGGGGTGCATCGGGAGGCGCGTCTTCTGCAATGACCGGCACAGAACGCCGGGATACCGCACTCGATCCGCCGTGCACCAGGTGGACGAACTCCAGTTCCTGAAGGAGCGCTATGGCACCCAGTTCTTCATCTACAACGACCCGCTGATGAACGGAAGCGTAAAGGTCCTGGAGGAGAAGGCGGACGAGATTCTCCGTCGCAGACTGTCGGTGGACTACGGCGGAAACCTCATGGCGCACCGCGGCATGAAGCCCGAGCTGTTCCAGAAGCTCCGGCGCTCCGGCCTCACCGTGGCCATCATCGGCCTCGAGAGCGGGTGCAACGAGACGCTCAAGGGCATGAACAAGTACCACACCGAGAGGTCGGCAGAAGAGTTTCTGCGGAACTGCCGCGATGCGGGCATGCGCGTCGAGATCAACATCATCGTGGGGTTCCCCACGGAGACGGAGGAGCATTTCCAGGCGACCATCCGTTTCATCGAGAGAAACCGAGACAACATTGACTGCGTGGTCAGCGTGGCCACCTTTCATGTCGCCTATTCCGACCTGTGGAAACGCAGGGGGGAGTTCGGCATTGAAATGAAGGACCATGGACACACCGCCGAATGGCGCACCCGGGACGGCCGCAACACCCTTGACATTCGGCTGGACCGGCTGAAGCGTTTCCAGTCCCGAATGCTCGAGTTGGGGCTTTCCCTGGACCGGAGCGACAGAGCGGTGGAGCAGAAGTGCCCCAATGTCAGCAGGCGCTTCCTGAAGACGTATCTCGACAGCCTGGGGGAAGAGGGGATACTCTCCGCAGAAGAGCGGAACCGGGCGCCGTTCGTTGGGCGCGACATCCAGGGACGGCTGTGGCGGGCGTCCCTGGCAAAGGCGCTGGGCAAGATCGGCGTTCTCGACCAGGCTGTCTGGATGAAGAATACGCTGGCGAGGGTGTTGAGGGGGGCGGGAACTGGGGCCGAATAG
- the murJ gene encoding murein biosynthesis integral membrane protein MurJ, whose translation MDSKRDMTRFAAVFAGGTMLSRVSGLVRDMIFFHFVKGEALGAFVFAFSLPNMLRDMLGEGATNAALIPVFAEKREKEGEEAYRKAVASVMGFMLLILSVITVVGVAVMPAVPGFLRMLTVVTGEDLPQDEAQLSELVRLLQWTFPYVLMICMTVFASGPLFLARRYGSASWSPVILNVVLAASCVLFARAFVNPAWALVLGIWAGGLGTWAYMFWDMHRATGVLLPRFDLRNPAVGRVLLLMLPVIAGQSAGEVNKVIERMFAASLGLDKVLALYAANRLVQLPLSVFGVAVSVAILPSISRAMARGERDVVRDTLMHGLRQSFFLVFPALVGLVVLREPLVRLLFERGEFGPEDTRLAADALGYAALGLLSFSWVKVSIQGFYAAQQTHIPVLAATASMVLNILLNIALVRPMGYLGLALSTSISYTVNFLVVYTLLCRKYGRLWNAGFLGALARMLLSGLFMGAGVVFVSGAVAPVLGTATLAARLAGVLVSIGVAVGVYFGSCALLGVAEMRQVVSVFLKGRGADMPPSG comes from the coding sequence ATGGATTCCAAGCGGGACATGACCCGGTTCGCCGCCGTCTTCGCGGGGGGGACCATGCTCAGCCGGGTCAGCGGGCTGGTTCGGGACATGATTTTCTTCCATTTCGTGAAGGGGGAGGCCCTGGGCGCCTTTGTCTTCGCGTTTAGCCTGCCGAACATGCTCCGGGACATGCTGGGCGAGGGCGCGACCAACGCCGCACTGATTCCCGTGTTCGCCGAGAAGAGGGAAAAGGAGGGGGAGGAGGCCTACCGGAAGGCGGTGGCCTCGGTGATGGGGTTCATGCTGCTCATCCTGTCCGTGATCACCGTGGTGGGGGTGGCGGTGATGCCCGCCGTGCCGGGATTCCTGCGCATGCTGACGGTGGTGACGGGGGAGGACCTGCCGCAGGACGAGGCGCAGCTTTCGGAGCTCGTGCGCCTGCTCCAGTGGACCTTCCCCTATGTCCTCATGATCTGCATGACCGTGTTTGCCAGCGGCCCGCTTTTTTTGGCGAGGCGCTACGGGTCCGCCTCGTGGTCGCCCGTGATCCTGAACGTGGTGCTGGCCGCGTCCTGCGTGCTTTTCGCGCGCGCGTTTGTCAACCCCGCCTGGGCGCTGGTGCTGGGCATCTGGGCCGGCGGGCTGGGCACATGGGCCTACATGTTCTGGGACATGCACCGCGCCACGGGCGTGCTGCTGCCCCGGTTCGACCTCCGGAACCCCGCCGTGGGGCGGGTGCTCCTGCTCATGCTGCCGGTGATCGCCGGCCAGTCGGCGGGCGAGGTCAACAAGGTCATTGAACGCATGTTTGCCGCCTCCCTGGGGCTTGACAAGGTGCTCGCGCTGTATGCGGCGAACCGGCTGGTCCAGCTTCCCCTGTCCGTGTTCGGCGTGGCCGTGTCTGTGGCGATCCTGCCCTCCATCTCGCGCGCCATGGCGCGGGGGGAGCGGGACGTCGTCCGCGACACCCTCATGCACGGGCTGCGCCAGAGTTTCTTCCTCGTGTTTCCGGCCCTGGTGGGGCTGGTGGTCCTGAGGGAGCCGTTGGTGCGCCTGCTCTTCGAGCGGGGGGAGTTCGGACCGGAGGACACCCGCCTGGCCGCCGACGCCCTGGGCTACGCCGCCCTGGGCCTTCTCTCGTTTTCCTGGGTGAAGGTGTCCATTCAGGGGTTCTACGCGGCGCAGCAGACGCACATACCGGTGCTTGCGGCCACGGCGAGCATGGTGCTGAACATCCTGCTCAATATCGCCCTGGTGCGGCCGATGGGCTACCTGGGCCTGGCCCTGTCCACCAGCATTTCGTACACCGTCAACTTCCTGGTCGTCTACACCCTCCTGTGCCGGAAGTACGGACGGCTGTGGAATGCCGGCTTCCTGGGGGCCCTTGCGCGGATGCTGCTGTCCGGCCTCTTCATGGGCGCGGGCGTCGTGTTCGTCTCCGGCGCCGTGGCCCCGGTGCTGGGCACAGCCACCCTTGCCGCGCGCCTCGCGGGGGTGCTTGTTTCCATTGGGGTGGCTGTTGGTGTATATTTTGGCTCCTGCGCCCTGCTGGGGGTCGCGGAAATGAGGCAGGTTGTTTCGGTGTTCCTAAAAGGGAGAGGGGCAGACATGCCCCCTTCAGGATAA
- a CDS encoding sugar phosphate isomerase/epimerase, which produces MNHVSLLVLAAGLAVAFPAVSQDLYTGGAPTAESLGWRVGCQAYSFNRFTFYEAVDKTASIGLKYIEAYPGQRLSKDKPEDVKFDHAMSAELQKEVLDYLAAKGVKLVNYGVVGISKDEAEARQLFDFAKAMGIETIVSEPAKNQLPAVAKLADEYGIKVAIHNHPKPSMYWDYNSVLKATDGLSKSVGSCADTGHWPRSGVDPKEAVIALADAGRIVSLHFKDLNEFGNPKAHDVVWGTGVCNAKDILAELKKRDVKGVFSIEYEHNWDNSLPEISQCVKAFEEFAKELAK; this is translated from the coding sequence ATGAACCATGTTTCCCTGCTAGTGCTTGCCGCGGGCCTCGCGGTCGCCTTTCCGGCGGTTTCCCAGGACCTGTACACCGGCGGCGCGCCCACGGCGGAGTCCCTCGGGTGGCGCGTCGGCTGCCAGGCCTACAGCTTCAACCGCTTCACCTTCTACGAGGCGGTGGACAAGACGGCCTCCATCGGCCTGAAGTACATCGAGGCCTACCCCGGCCAGCGCCTGAGCAAGGACAAGCCGGAGGACGTCAAGTTTGACCACGCCATGTCTGCGGAACTGCAAAAAGAGGTGCTGGACTATCTCGCCGCCAAGGGCGTCAAACTGGTGAACTACGGCGTGGTCGGCATTTCCAAGGATGAGGCCGAGGCCCGCCAGCTTTTTGACTTTGCCAAGGCCATGGGCATCGAGACCATCGTTTCCGAGCCCGCCAAGAACCAGCTGCCGGCCGTTGCCAAGCTCGCGGACGAGTACGGCATCAAGGTCGCCATCCACAACCACCCCAAGCCCAGCATGTACTGGGACTACAATTCGGTGCTCAAGGCCACCGACGGGCTGAGCAAGAGCGTGGGCTCCTGCGCCGACACGGGCCACTGGCCCCGGTCCGGCGTGGACCCCAAGGAGGCCGTGATCGCGCTTGCGGACGCCGGCCGCATCGTCTCCCTGCACTTCAAGGACCTCAACGAGTTCGGCAACCCCAAGGCGCATGACGTGGTCTGGGGCACCGGCGTCTGCAATGCGAAGGACATCCTCGCCGAGCTGAAGAAGCGCGATGTCAAGGGCGTGTTCAGCATCGAGTACGAGCACAACTGGGACAACTCGCTCCCCGAGATTTCCCAGTGCGTGAAGGCTTTCGAGGAGTTCGCCAAGGAGCTGGCGAAGTAG
- a CDS encoding response regulator produces MELVIIATDDVSVYMPFSAEIEALGYEALWASNGLEAVLEAERRHPLVVFLDERLPVLNPYEACERLRMMPEFHHELPVYLITHNDVDPRARDKSGFTGEFPAAHGVWALQELMAQLDAQR; encoded by the coding sequence GTGGAGCTGGTCATCATAGCGACGGACGACGTGTCCGTGTACATGCCTTTCTCAGCCGAGATCGAGGCTCTGGGCTATGAGGCGCTGTGGGCCTCGAACGGGCTGGAGGCTGTGCTGGAGGCGGAACGGAGGCACCCCCTGGTGGTTTTTCTGGACGAGCGTCTTCCGGTCCTTAACCCCTACGAGGCGTGCGAGCGTCTCCGCATGATGCCCGAGTTCCACCACGAGCTCCCCGTCTACCTCATCACGCACAATGACGTGGACCCGCGCGCCCGGGACAAGTCCGGGTTCACCGGGGAGTTTCCCGCCGCGCACGGCGTGTGGGCGCTTCAGGAGCTCATGGCGCAGCTCGACGCGCAAAGATAA
- the lnt gene encoding apolipoprotein N-acyltransferase: protein MGFARRALRSPWVSRLVAPAVSAVALFLAFPTAHLYPLAWVALVPLILSCVHAGSKGAFFRFFFAGWLFHSLTLQWLWANIFWAGGWAVIGQQFLCVALALFWAACGGVWAAGRRRWAFGGGLELASLWWFMELGMANLFTGFGWTALGYTQGAVLPVAQWAAVGGVSLVSFLLMGVSAHLALAVCGKHRLLAGCAAVLLIVVAFSGGLLLREAPPPENAPVRAGIVQPMFSQEVKWDPHYARFLFDSLEDMTRALGREGRMDLVVWPEAAVPDALPAAEVDERLKALAREMDCVLLTGYGRDDRAAGRSYNSLMAVAPDGAEPASYDKVRLAAFGEYVPFGEYLPFLEAIAFGGVSAGEEQRLLPAAGQRVGPLICFEVLFSGMSRSLRKMGADCLLVVTNLAWFGASNAVMQELEIARFRAIESRLPLIHCSNTGISGVFDPFGRFHPVNMQYFSGGQVRAFDAERFPVGAGMSRRLVGILDIPGKAAAYMAPWWGAALVFLSVLTLSLLWRRVRPSRGAGESV from the coding sequence GTGGGTTTCGCCCGCCGGGCACTGCGGTCTCCCTGGGTGTCCCGGCTGGTTGCGCCCGCCGTGTCCGCCGTGGCTCTGTTTCTGGCCTTCCCCACGGCGCACCTGTATCCCCTGGCCTGGGTGGCTCTGGTTCCGCTGATCCTTTCCTGTGTCCATGCCGGATCCAAGGGTGCCTTCTTCCGCTTCTTCTTCGCAGGGTGGCTGTTTCATTCTTTGACGCTTCAGTGGCTGTGGGCAAACATCTTTTGGGCGGGCGGCTGGGCCGTGATCGGCCAGCAGTTTCTTTGTGTCGCCTTGGCGCTGTTTTGGGCGGCATGCGGCGGCGTGTGGGCCGCCGGTCGGCGGCGCTGGGCCTTTGGCGGTGGGCTAGAACTGGCCTCCCTGTGGTGGTTCATGGAACTGGGAATGGCCAACCTCTTCACCGGGTTCGGATGGACTGCTTTGGGGTACACCCAGGGGGCCGTGCTTCCTGTGGCCCAATGGGCCGCCGTGGGGGGCGTGTCCCTGGTCTCCTTCCTCCTGATGGGCGTGAGCGCACATCTGGCGCTGGCGGTCTGCGGCAAACACCGCCTTCTGGCCGGGTGCGCCGCCGTGCTGCTCATTGTGGTTGCATTTTCTGGCGGACTTCTACTGCGGGAGGCCCCGCCCCCTGAAAATGCCCCCGTCCGGGCGGGTATCGTGCAGCCCATGTTCTCCCAGGAGGTCAAGTGGGATCCCCATTACGCCCGGTTTCTCTTCGACAGCCTGGAGGACATGACCCGGGCCTTGGGACGGGAGGGCCGGATGGATTTGGTGGTCTGGCCGGAGGCGGCGGTTCCCGACGCCTTGCCAGCCGCGGAGGTGGATGAGCGCCTGAAGGCGTTGGCCCGCGAAATGGACTGTGTGCTTCTGACGGGCTACGGCAGGGACGACCGCGCCGCCGGCCGCTCGTACAATTCCCTGATGGCCGTGGCGCCGGATGGCGCAGAACCCGCGTCCTACGACAAGGTACGGCTGGCCGCCTTTGGCGAGTATGTGCCCTTTGGAGAATATCTACCCTTTTTGGAGGCCATCGCTTTCGGCGGCGTTTCCGCCGGAGAAGAACAGCGCCTTCTGCCGGCGGCCGGGCAGCGGGTCGGTCCGCTGATCTGTTTTGAGGTGCTGTTCTCCGGAATGTCCCGCAGCCTGCGGAAGATGGGGGCCGACTGCCTGCTGGTGGTCACCAACCTGGCATGGTTTGGCGCGAGCAATGCGGTGATGCAGGAGCTGGAGATTGCCCGGTTCCGCGCCATAGAGAGCCGCCTGCCCCTGATTCACTGCTCGAACACCGGGATTTCAGGGGTCTTTGACCCCTTCGGCCGGTTCCACCCGGTCAACATGCAGTACTTCTCGGGCGGACAGGTCCGCGCCTTTGACGCCGAACGTTTCCCGGTCGGGGCGGGCATGTCCCGGCGTCTGGTGGGGATTCTGGACATTCCGGGGAAGGCGGCAGCGTACATGGCACCGTGGTGGGGGGCGGCGCTGGTCTTCCTGTCAGTCCTGACTCTGTCCCTCCTTTGGCGGCGGGTGCGCCCCTCCCGGGGTGCCGGAGAATCCGTCTGA